In Ramlibacter sp., the sequence CTTCTGACTTTGTGCTGGGCATCGGCAACCGCTGGGCCAACCGGCACACCGGTTCGGTGGAGGTGTACACCGAGGGCCGCAGCTTCGTGCATGTGGACATCGAACCCACGCAGATCGGCCGGGTCTTTGCGCCCGACTACGGCATCGTGTCCGATGCCAAAGCCGCGCTTGAGCTGTTTGTGCAGGTGGCCACCGAACTCAAGGCCCAGGGCCGCCTCAAGGACCGCAGCCGCTGGGCCGGCCAGTGCCGCGAACGCAAGGCCACGATGCTGCGCAAGACCAACTTCGACAGCGTGCCCATGAAGCCCCAGCGCGTGTACCAGTGCATGAACCGCGCGTTTGACGAGAACACCTGCTACGTCAGCACCATCGGCCTGAGCCAGATCGCCGCCGCGCAGTTCCTGCATGTGCACAAGCCGCGCCACTGGATCAACTGCGGCCAGGCGGGCCCGCTGGGCTGGACCATCCCCGCCGCGCTGGGCGTGCGCGCCGCCGACCCGGCGCGCCAGATCGTGGCGCTGTCGGGCGACTACGACTTCCAGTTCATGATCGAGGAGCTGGCCGTGGGCGCGCAGTTCAGGCTGCCCTACCTGCACATCGTGGTCAACAACAGCTACCTGGGCCTGATCCGCCAGGCGCAGCGCGGCTTCGAGATGGACTACTGCGTCCAGCTGGGCTTTGACAACATCAACACGCCCGAGGAGGACGTGGCCGTGCGCGGCTACGGCGTGGACCACCTCAAGGTGGTGGAAGGCCTGGGTTGCAAGGCGCTGCGCGTGCACCGCCAGGAAGAGCTGCGCCCCGCCATTGCCCAGGCCGAGGCCTGGATGAAGGAATTCCAGGTGCCGGTGGTGATCGAGGTGATCCTGGAGCGGGTGACCAACATCGCCATGGGCACCGAGATCAACGCGATCCACGAATTCGAGCCGCTGGCCGAAAGCATGGAAGACGCCCCCACGGCCCTGGCCGCCCTGCTGGATTGAGCCCTTCGACAAACTCAGGACGATCGGAACACCCCAATGCCCAAGTTCGCCGCCAACCTCAGCATGCTCTTCACGGAGCTGCCTTTCATGGAGCGCTTTGCCGCCGCCCGCGCCGCGGGTTTTGATGCGGTGGAATACCTGTTCCCCTACGCCTGGCCCCAGGCCGAACTGGCCGCCGCGCTGCGCAGCAACGGCCTGCGCCAGGTACTGCACAACCTGCCCGCGGGCGACTGGGACGCGGGCGAGCGCGGCATAGCCTGCCACCCCGACCGCGTGGCCGAGTTCCGCGCCGGCGTGGCGCAGGCGATTGACTACGCCACGGCGCTGCAGTGCCCGCAGCTCAACTGCCTGGCGGGCAAGCTGCCCGCGGGTGTGGCGCGGGAGCACGCGCACATCACGCTGGTGGGCAACCTGCGCTACGCCGCCGCCGCGTTGCAAGCCGCGGGCATCCGCCTGCTGGTGGAGCCGGTGAACCACTTTGACATTCCGGGTTTCTTTCTCACCCACACCGCGCAGGCGCTGGCGCTGATCGACGAGGTCGGCAGCGACAACCTGTTCGTGCAGTACGACATCTACCATGCCCAGCGCATGGAAGGC encodes:
- the gcl gene encoding glyoxylate carboligase, translating into MARMKAIEAAVWVLEKEGVTQAFGIPGAAINPLYAALRQQGSISHILARHVEGASHMAEGYTRAVAGNIGVCIGTSGPAGTDMITGLYSAQADSIPILCITGQAPRARLHKEDFQAVDIESIAKPVTKWSVTVREPAQVPRAFQQAFHLMRSGRPGPVLIDLPFDVQMAEIEFDPDTYSPLPVYKPAATRAQIEKALAMLDQAQRPLIVAGGGIINADASDLLVQFAELTGVPVIPTLMGWGSIPDHHPLMAGMCGLQTSHRYGNATLLASDFVLGIGNRWANRHTGSVEVYTEGRSFVHVDIEPTQIGRVFAPDYGIVSDAKAALELFVQVATELKAQGRLKDRSRWAGQCRERKATMLRKTNFDSVPMKPQRVYQCMNRAFDENTCYVSTIGLSQIAAAQFLHVHKPRHWINCGQAGPLGWTIPAALGVRAADPARQIVALSGDYDFQFMIEELAVGAQFRLPYLHIVVNNSYLGLIRQAQRGFEMDYCVQLGFDNINTPEEDVAVRGYGVDHLKVVEGLGCKALRVHRQEELRPAIAQAEAWMKEFQVPVVIEVILERVTNIAMGTEINAIHEFEPLAESMEDAPTALAALLD
- the hyi gene encoding hydroxypyruvate isomerase, translating into MPKFAANLSMLFTELPFMERFAAARAAGFDAVEYLFPYAWPQAELAAALRSNGLRQVLHNLPAGDWDAGERGIACHPDRVAEFRAGVAQAIDYATALQCPQLNCLAGKLPAGVAREHAHITLVGNLRYAAAALQAAGIRLLVEPVNHFDIPGFFLTHTAQALALIDEVGSDNLFVQYDIYHAQRMEGELGATLQRHLARIGHIQLADNPGRHEPGTGEINYRWLFQHIDALGWRGHIGCEYKPRNGTAEGLGWRAALA